In the genome of Maribacter forsetii DSM 18668, the window TATTGATGCCTAGTTTAATGTAATTACCAGAGGTTGTAAAATTGTAAAGGTCTTCCTGTCGTGTCTTTTCTTCGCTTCCAAGTTCAGCAGCTAGATATAAATTTTGGGTTAATCTGTAATCCGCAACAAATTCAATTCCTTGATAGTTGTCGTCTAAGGCACCGGTTATAATTCTACTTAAATCTACACCTAAACGTAAACCATAGGATTGTTTATATTCCACCGTATCCTTAGGGTTAAGATCAATTGGTTTATTCTGGCTAAAAGCCATGCAAGTTCCCAGTATAAATAAAAGATTAGTGAAAAATCTTGACATGTGTAGAATCTGAGTTGGTGACTAGTGACTGTGTTATTTCTATATTTTGAATCCAATTATCTGTATCCGCTGTTGCATTCGCTTGTAGTTCATCATAATTTACTACGAAACCGCATGCACGTGAAAGAAAGTCTTCAATTCTAGTGTATGAAAAATTAATGGTATCTAGGTTACCTATTTCAGCGCCATCATCAGAATCTGCCGAGTCGCTAATTAATATGAAACTTGTAGCATCTTCATCTGTCTTTAACGGAATGGATATGGTACTTAAATTGCTGCGATCCGTAACAGTATTCACTGTTACATTTTGACCGACACCTACTACCCTTAAAGTCTTTACTTCTTTTAACGTATCTATGTCATCAATATCATAAAATTCTATGACCAGTAAGGGAGTATCTCCTTCTACACAGATATCATCTTTCTCACATGACGATGCAGAAATAATACTAAGAAACAGCAATAAGCCGAATTGAATTTTTCTCATCCTAAACTTTCTTTTCTAAAAGTACAACATTTTCTACGTGGTGCGTCT includes:
- a CDS encoding DUF6452 family protein is translated as MRKIQFGLLLFLSIISASSCEKDDICVEGDTPLLVIEFYDIDDIDTLKEVKTLRVVGVGQNVTVNTVTDRSNLSTISIPLKTDEDATSFILISDSADSDDGAEIGNLDTINFSYTRIEDFLSRACGFVVNYDELQANATADTDNWIQNIEITQSLVTNSDSTHVKIFH